The following proteins are co-located in the Castanea sativa cultivar Marrone di Chiusa Pesio chromosome 8, ASM4071231v1 genome:
- the LOC142606207 gene encoding tetrahydroanabasine acetyltransferase-like: MANNHNTVFSPDRTYSQFVKPAKPTSSCVLSLSSIDNDPNLEHICQTVHVYQSNVESSYDNNHDFTSSVSNQADPARVIREALSKALVYCYPLAGKLKKNSDGKLQINCTADGVPFLVATSNCDLSSLHYLDGVDVEVTRQFVYDVPSEGDSGCHPLVLQVTKFSCGGFIIGMGLSHSVCDGFGAGLSHSVLERFREVNIKFKAGGALMDFTDWRRLGSLDIDFGWKGSINIVPVPMTMIGYVDLCMFLPPSNVYILRRKMGLGYLFLFPELPWPSSKKRWML, encoded by the exons ATGGCAAACAACCATAATACAGTCTTCTCACCTGATAGGACATATTCTCAGTTTGTAAAACCCGCAAAACCAACGTCTTCATgtgttctttctctttctagCATTGACAa CGACCCCAACCTTGAACATATTTGTCAAACCGTTCATGTGTACCAATCAAATGTTGAGTCCTCTTATGATAATAATCATGACTTCACATCAAGTGTTAGCAACCAAGCAGATCCAGCTAGGGTGATTAGAGAAGCTCTCTCTAAGGCTTTGGTTTATTGCTATCCTCTGGCTGGCAAGCTTAAGAAAAACAGTGATGGAAAACTTCAAATCAATTGCACCGCAGATGGAGTGCCATTCTTAGTGGCAACTTCCAATTGCgatctctcttctcttcacTATCTAGATGGGGTTGATGTTGAAGTAACCAGACAGTTTGTCTATGATGTTCCTTCTGAAGGTGACTCAGGTTGCCACCCTCTGGTTCTTCAAGTGACCAAATTTTCTTGTGGGGGTTTCATAATTGGGATGGGCTTGTCACATTCCGTATGTGATGGGTTTGGTGCAGGCTTGTCACACTCCGTTTTGGAAAGATTCAGAGAAGTCAATATAAAGTTTAAGGCTGGAGGTGCATTAATGGATTTCACAGATTGGAGGCGACTAGGCTCTTTAGATATAGATTTTGGATGGAAGGGGTCAATTAACATTGTTCCCGTGCCAATGACCATGATTGGGTATGTGGATTTGTGTATGTTCTTGCCTCCAAGCAATGTCTATATCCTTCGAAGAAAGATGGGGTTAGGGTATTTATTTCTCTTCCCAGAGCTGCCATGGCCAAGTTCAAAGAAGAGATGGATGCTCTAA
- the LOC142608097 gene encoding alanine--glyoxylate aminotransferase 2 homolog 3, mitochondrial-like isoform X2, translating into MQRIIQTAVTLSHRNSRSRSNSRCSLSQLAHTQSSVQDSNDILIPKMPHFDYTPPPYTGPSSAEILKKRKEYLSPSLFHFYNNPLNLVDGKMQYLYDENGRRYLDSFGGIATVCCGHCQPDVVEAIVNQTKRLQHSTVLYLNNAIADFAEALASKMPGDLKVVYFTNSGTEANELALMMARLYSGCHDIISLRNGYHGNAAGTMGATAQSNYKFNVVQTGVHHALNPDQYRGVFGSDGVKYAKDVQDIIDYGTSGHVGGFIAEAIQGVGGIMELAPGYLPAVYDSIRKAGGLCIADEVQSGFARTGSHFWGFEAHGVVPDIVTMAKGIGNGIPIGAVVTTPEVAKVLTYRNYLNTFGGNPVCSAGGLAVLRVIEKEKLQQNAFVVGSYLKERLTALKEKHEIIGDVRGRGLMLGVELVTDRQLKTPAKAEILHIMDQMRELGVLIGKDFLVDVMDYTMSKM; encoded by the exons ATGCAGCGAATCATCCAAACCGCAGTGACACTGTCGCACAGAAATTCCAGGTCTAGGTCCAATTCTCGCTGCTCTCTCTCACAGCTAGCCCATACCCAAAGCTCCGTTCAAGACAGCAATGATATTCTCATACCCAAAATGCCCCACTTCGATTACACCCCACCCCCTTACACTGGCCCATCTTCTGCTGAGATCTTGAAGAAGCGCAAGGAGTACCTCAGCCCATCCCTGTTCCATTTCTACAACAACCCC TTGAATTTGGTAGATGGGAAAATGCAATATTTATATGACGAAAATGGTCGTAGATATTTGGATTCATTTGGTGGGATAGCCACAGTTTGTTGTGGGCATTGTCAACCGGATGTGGTGGAAGCAATCGTTAACCAAACAAAGCGGTTGCAGCACTCTACGGTTCTGTATCTGAATAATGCTATTGCTGACTTTGCCGAGGCTCTGGCATCTAAGATGCCCGGAGATCTCAAG GTTGTTTATTTCACAAACTCTGGGACAGAAGCGAATGAGTTGGCTTTGATGATGGCGCGGTTGTATTCGGGCTGCCATGACATCATTTCACTTAGAAACGGGTATCATGGGAATGCAGCTGGGACAATGGGTGCTACTGCTCAATCTAATTACAAGTTCAATGTTGTACAg ACTGGAGTTCACCATGCGCTGAATCCAGATCAGTACCGAGGTGTCTTTGGTTCAGATGGAGTAAAATATGCTAAAGATGTCCAAGACATCATTGACTATGGAACTAGTGGTCATGTAGGTGGCTTTATTGCAGAAGCGATACAG GGAGTAGGTGGAATTATGGAGTTGGCGCCAGGTTACCTGCCAGCCGTGTATGACAGCATTAGAAAAGCTGGCGGCCTTTGTATAGCTGATGAGGTTCAGTCAGGGTTTGCTCGGACAGGCAGTCATTTCTGGGGCTTCGAAGCACATGGTGTTGTTCCTGATATTGTGACCATGGCGAAG GGAATAGGAAATGGCATTCCCATTGGTGCAGTGGTAACAACTCCTGAGGTTGCAAAGGTCTTGACTTACCGCAATTATCTTAACACCTTTGGGGGAAACCCTGTATGTTCTGCTGGTGGTCTGGCTGTTCTGAGAGTGATTGAGAAGGAAAAGCTTCAGCAGAATGCATTTGTTGTGGGGTCATATCTGAAAGAGCGTCTTACTGCACTTAAGGAAAAACATGAAA TAATTGGTGATGTGAGGGGGAGAGGTTTGATGCTTGGAGTTGAACTTGTAACAGACCGCCAGTTAAAAACTCCAGCTAAGGCTGAAATTCTACATATTATGGACCAGATGAGag AATTGGGAGTGCTGATAGGAAAAG ATTTTCTTGTGGATGTGATGGACTACACAATGTCAAAGATGTGA
- the LOC142608097 gene encoding alanine--glyoxylate aminotransferase 2 homolog 2, mitochondrial-like isoform X1 yields the protein MQRIIQTAVTLSHRNSRSRSNSRCSLSQLAHTQSSVQDSNDILIPKMPHFDYTPPPYTGPSSAEILKKRKEYLSPSLFHFYNNPLNLVDGKMQYLYDENGRRYLDSFGGIATVCCGHCQPDVVEAIVNQTKRLQHSTVLYLNNAIADFAEALASKMPGDLKVVYFTNSGTEANELALMMARLYSGCHDIISLRNGYHGNAAGTMGATAQSNYKFNVVQTGVHHALNPDQYRGVFGSDGVKYAKDVQDIIDYGTSGHVGGFIAEAIQGVGGIMELAPGYLPAVYDSIRKAGGLCIADEVQSGFARTGSHFWGFEAHGVVPDIVTMAKGIGNGIPIGAVVTTPEVAKVLTYRNYLNTFGGNPVCSAGGLAVLRVIEKEKLQQNAFVVGSYLKERLTALKEKHEIIGDVRGRGLMLGVELVTDRQLKTPAKAEILHIMDQMRELGVLIGKGGFYGNVFRVTPPLCFTKEDADFLVDVMDYTMSKM from the exons ATGCAGCGAATCATCCAAACCGCAGTGACACTGTCGCACAGAAATTCCAGGTCTAGGTCCAATTCTCGCTGCTCTCTCTCACAGCTAGCCCATACCCAAAGCTCCGTTCAAGACAGCAATGATATTCTCATACCCAAAATGCCCCACTTCGATTACACCCCACCCCCTTACACTGGCCCATCTTCTGCTGAGATCTTGAAGAAGCGCAAGGAGTACCTCAGCCCATCCCTGTTCCATTTCTACAACAACCCC TTGAATTTGGTAGATGGGAAAATGCAATATTTATATGACGAAAATGGTCGTAGATATTTGGATTCATTTGGTGGGATAGCCACAGTTTGTTGTGGGCATTGTCAACCGGATGTGGTGGAAGCAATCGTTAACCAAACAAAGCGGTTGCAGCACTCTACGGTTCTGTATCTGAATAATGCTATTGCTGACTTTGCCGAGGCTCTGGCATCTAAGATGCCCGGAGATCTCAAG GTTGTTTATTTCACAAACTCTGGGACAGAAGCGAATGAGTTGGCTTTGATGATGGCGCGGTTGTATTCGGGCTGCCATGACATCATTTCACTTAGAAACGGGTATCATGGGAATGCAGCTGGGACAATGGGTGCTACTGCTCAATCTAATTACAAGTTCAATGTTGTACAg ACTGGAGTTCACCATGCGCTGAATCCAGATCAGTACCGAGGTGTCTTTGGTTCAGATGGAGTAAAATATGCTAAAGATGTCCAAGACATCATTGACTATGGAACTAGTGGTCATGTAGGTGGCTTTATTGCAGAAGCGATACAG GGAGTAGGTGGAATTATGGAGTTGGCGCCAGGTTACCTGCCAGCCGTGTATGACAGCATTAGAAAAGCTGGCGGCCTTTGTATAGCTGATGAGGTTCAGTCAGGGTTTGCTCGGACAGGCAGTCATTTCTGGGGCTTCGAAGCACATGGTGTTGTTCCTGATATTGTGACCATGGCGAAG GGAATAGGAAATGGCATTCCCATTGGTGCAGTGGTAACAACTCCTGAGGTTGCAAAGGTCTTGACTTACCGCAATTATCTTAACACCTTTGGGGGAAACCCTGTATGTTCTGCTGGTGGTCTGGCTGTTCTGAGAGTGATTGAGAAGGAAAAGCTTCAGCAGAATGCATTTGTTGTGGGGTCATATCTGAAAGAGCGTCTTACTGCACTTAAGGAAAAACATGAAA TAATTGGTGATGTGAGGGGGAGAGGTTTGATGCTTGGAGTTGAACTTGTAACAGACCGCCAGTTAAAAACTCCAGCTAAGGCTGAAATTCTACATATTATGGACCAGATGAGag AATTGGGAGTGCTGATAGGAAAAGGTGGGTTTTATGGAAATGTTTTTAGGGTCACACCTCCTCTCTGCTTCACCAAAGAAGATGCTG ATTTTCTTGTGGATGTGATGGACTACACAATGTCAAAGATGTGA